The Callithrix jacchus isolate 240 chromosome 20, calJac240_pri, whole genome shotgun sequence genome has a window encoding:
- the BEAN1 gene encoding protein BEAN1 isoform X3, with translation MRYACSSSEDWPPPLDISSDGDVDATVLRELYPDSPPGYEECVGPGATQLYVPTDAPPPYSLTDSCPTLDGAFDSGSGHSPGQHQQEQRSPGQSGLRTVSMDTLPPYEVASPQCCLGTSLKQRSGPLLSPCPADHCGLQANGSEPNPRAGAVLLGGRS, from the exons ATGCGCTACGCCTGCAGCTCCTCGGAGGACTGGCCCCCACCCTTGGACATCAGCTCTGACGGGGATGTGGATGCCACAGTGCTCAGGGAGCTGTACCCAGATTCTCCACCAGG CTACGAGGAGTGTGTGGGGCCAGGGGCTACTCAGCTATATGTCCCCACGGACGCACCGCCACCCTACTCGCTGACCGACTCCTGCCCCACACTGGATGGCGCCTTCGACTCAGGCAGCGGCCACAGCCCTGGCCAACACCAGCAGGAGCAGAGGAGCCCAGGCCAGAGTGGCCTCCGCACGGTCTCCATGGACACCCTGCCCCCCTATGAG GTGGCTTCACCGCAGTGCTGCCTGGGCACCTCTCTGAAGCAGAGAAGTGGCCCCTTGCTCAGTCCCTGTCCAGCCGACCACTGTGGCCTGCAAGCAAATGGGTCGGAGCCAAACCCCCGAGCTGGTGCTGTCCTCCTAGGTGGCCGCTCATAG
- the BEAN1 gene encoding protein BEAN1 isoform X4 — protein sequence MRYACSSSEDWPPPLDISSDGDVDATVLRELYPDSPPGYEECVGPGATQLYVPTDAPPPYSLTDSCPTLDGAFDSGSGHSPGQHQQEQRSPGQSGLRTVSMDTLPPYEVVCGAGPPSGLLPLPGPGPGPRGSQSSPTPTRAPASGPERIV from the exons ATGCGCTACGCCTGCAGCTCCTCGGAGGACTGGCCCCCACCCTTGGACATCAGCTCTGACGGGGATGTGGATGCCACAGTGCTCAGGGAGCTGTACCCAGATTCTCCACCAGG CTACGAGGAGTGTGTGGGGCCAGGGGCTACTCAGCTATATGTCCCCACGGACGCACCGCCACCCTACTCGCTGACCGACTCCTGCCCCACACTGGATGGCGCCTTCGACTCAGGCAGCGGCCACAGCCCTGGCCAACACCAGCAGGAGCAGAGGAGCCCAGGCCAGAGTGGCCTCCGCACGGTCTCCATGGACACCCTGCCCCCCTATGAGGTTGTGTGTGGGGCTGGCCCCCCATCGGGCCTGCTTCCACTGCCGGGCCCAGGACCAGGGCCAAGGGGCTCACAGAGCTCACCCACCCCAACCCGGGCCCCAGCTTCCGGCCCAGAGAGGATCGTATGA